Proteins encoded together in one Olsenella timonensis window:
- a CDS encoding PASTA domain-containing protein: protein MGEKDSAAERGGRTVRMSPEDLPDPGATRAADPDATHAAATRVAARVPSVDAAPPTTRLPERDGIDALSDPYFSPAAPEDLTAARPMVAIESPVESLPERRRRMPRWAIALLAALAVAAAATAAYLTYENELWGGRTVPEVVGMSEQDARAALEAAGFAVEVEYRAGDGDYGTVLSCDPAEGLRADPAAGVTLVVAGERTIPAVVGLAEEEATQALYDAGAANVQVRRQNSDEPAGTVLAVDPAEGEPFVSTATVTLTVAQPYTVPSLEGMDADEALAALEEAGLAGTVSYVDSDAEKNTVVGSDPAAGTEVAGGSSVTLSVASPYPSSPTRLLEYFDLAPEALAGYLSEEGFSLGYGATQPSSGNAYAVFSGPQGESLQITDHPESGHHDGESGGANMLERGAGVGGVRYAFSTATLPAGGASESEAGLRAVMAACDFEGLLDVCTQDEVMARVGATGDWHFVCGYGEQGDYTWVVRIGGYGSTTGVVAMAAPTSHFSGEDLSRFDGSVCQYVAYVDLFTG from the coding sequence ATGGGCGAGAAGGACAGCGCGGCCGAGCGTGGCGGGCGCACCGTGCGCATGTCCCCCGAGGACCTGCCCGACCCCGGCGCCACCCGCGCGGCAGACCCCGATGCGACGCATGCCGCGGCCACCCGCGTGGCGGCGCGCGTCCCGTCCGTGGATGCCGCGCCCCCGACGACGCGCCTGCCCGAGCGCGACGGCATAGACGCGCTGTCCGACCCGTACTTCTCGCCCGCCGCCCCCGAGGACCTGACGGCCGCCCGGCCCATGGTCGCCATCGAGTCTCCGGTCGAGAGCCTGCCCGAGCGCAGGCGCCGCATGCCCCGCTGGGCGATCGCGCTCCTCGCCGCGCTGGCCGTGGCGGCGGCAGCGACGGCTGCCTACCTCACCTACGAGAACGAGCTCTGGGGCGGCAGGACCGTCCCGGAGGTCGTGGGCATGAGCGAGCAGGACGCGCGCGCCGCGCTGGAGGCGGCCGGCTTTGCCGTGGAGGTGGAGTACCGCGCCGGCGACGGCGACTACGGGACCGTGCTCTCGTGCGACCCGGCGGAGGGCCTGCGCGCGGACCCGGCGGCGGGCGTCACTCTCGTCGTGGCGGGGGAGCGCACGATCCCCGCCGTCGTGGGGCTCGCCGAGGAGGAGGCCACGCAGGCGCTCTATGATGCCGGTGCCGCGAACGTGCAGGTCAGGCGCCAGAACTCGGACGAGCCCGCAGGCACGGTGCTCGCCGTTGACCCCGCGGAGGGCGAGCCCTTCGTCTCGACCGCCACGGTCACGCTCACCGTGGCGCAGCCCTACACGGTCCCAAGCCTCGAGGGGATGGACGCCGACGAGGCGCTCGCCGCGCTCGAGGAGGCCGGGCTCGCGGGCACCGTCTCCTACGTCGACTCCGACGCCGAGAAGAACACGGTCGTGGGCTCCGATCCCGCCGCCGGCACCGAGGTCGCGGGCGGATCGAGCGTCACCCTGAGCGTCGCGAGCCCCTACCCGAGCTCGCCGACGCGCCTGCTCGAGTACTTCGACCTCGCGCCCGAGGCGCTGGCGGGCTACCTCTCCGAGGAGGGCTTCTCGCTGGGCTACGGCGCAACCCAGCCCTCGAGCGGCAACGCCTACGCCGTCTTCTCCGGGCCGCAGGGCGAGAGCCTGCAGATCACGGACCATCCTGAGAGCGGTCACCACGACGGGGAGAGCGGCGGCGCCAACATGCTGGAGCGCGGCGCGGGCGTGGGGGGCGTGCGCTACGCCTTCTCGACGGCGACGCTGCCCGCCGGCGGGGCAAGCGAGAGCGAGGCGGGCCTGCGCGCCGTGATGGCGGCGTGCGACTTTGAGGGTCTGCTCGACGTCTGCACGCAGGACGAGGTCATGGCGCGCGTCGGCGCGACCGGGGACTGGCACTTCGTCTGCGGCTACGGCGAGCAGGGCGACTACACCTGGGTCGTGCGCATCGGCGGGTACGGGTCCACCACGGGCGTGGTGGCGATGGCGGCGCCCACGTCGCACTTCTCGGGCGAGGACCTGTCGCGCTTTGACGGGAGCGTCTGTCAGTACGTTGCCTATGTCGACCTGTTCACGGGGTGA
- a CDS encoding Hsp20/alpha crystallin family protein, with translation MASMIPYDRYSRALRSWPFDEFDRFFDAPFAALSTGNAGFKMNVEDAGTAYVVTAELPGVTRDQIDVELNEGRLSVSVEKKESDEEKGKNYLYKESGEWSATRGVFLKDAATTGLTAKLEGGILTVNVPKQDEKANVTKIAID, from the coding sequence ATGGCAAGCATGATTCCGTACGACCGTTACTCGAGGGCCCTCCGCAGCTGGCCGTTCGACGAGTTCGACCGCTTCTTCGACGCGCCGTTCGCCGCGCTCTCCACGGGCAACGCCGGCTTCAAGATGAACGTCGAGGACGCGGGCACCGCCTACGTCGTCACCGCCGAGCTGCCGGGCGTCACGCGCGACCAGATCGACGTCGAGCTCAACGAGGGTCGCCTCTCCGTCTCCGTCGAGAAGAAGGAGTCCGACGAGGAGAAGGGCAAGAACTACCTCTACAAGGAGTCCGGCGAGTGGAGCGCCACGCGTGGCGTCTTCCTCAAGGATGCGGCCACGACCGGCCTCACCGCCAAGCTCGAGGGCGGCATCCTCACGGTGAACGTCCCCAAGCAGGACGAGAAGGCCAACGTCACCAAGATCGCCATCGACTAG
- the tilS gene encoding tRNA lysidine(34) synthetase TilS: MPSVSRRFGAAGGRFERPSGCTDPALAAPVILMVSGGADSTALLVLAATSALDIDDGRGQARVARERLHVLHVNHRLRGLDAEEDEEFVRDLAARYGIPCTIRRADVAALAASTGDNVENAGRELRYAEAARLANDLSERLGTPRSAARILTAHTADDRAETFFMNAIRGTGAAGLSSIPHRRNRIVRPLLDRTHDELCDLLRMRGIVWREDDTNADTRYLRAYVRHEVMPVVRARNPRVVESLATTCDILSDEDAYLTSVAARALRDLTRRESAGLVVLDAARLAALEVAVARRVVRAALLAVRPDARLEARHVAGVLRAVAAGEGSLTIPMGVTARVEHGLLVLRARSAVPAATASWLEVPGRLELADGREVTARVLEAPAGADAAARARAHALEWDGASVLLDAAAAGVDPARGGRLWVDAPRPGDVLCPLGMHGQSKKVSDLLGEAGVPLDDRPAVPVVRTSPTGRVVWVAPIRPDERARCTAATRWLLELTLSEGV, from the coding sequence ATGCCGAGCGTCTCTCGCAGATTCGGTGCCGCGGGTGGGCGCTTCGAGCGTCCGAGCGGCTGCACGGACCCGGCGCTCGCCGCGCCCGTGATCCTCATGGTCTCGGGCGGCGCCGACTCCACGGCCCTTCTCGTCCTGGCGGCCACCTCTGCGCTCGACATAGACGACGGCCGCGGGCAGGCGCGCGTCGCCCGCGAGCGGCTGCACGTCCTGCACGTCAACCACCGCCTGCGCGGGCTGGACGCGGAGGAGGACGAGGAGTTCGTCCGCGACCTCGCCGCGCGCTACGGCATCCCGTGCACGATCCGCCGCGCCGACGTCGCGGCGCTCGCGGCAAGCACCGGCGACAACGTGGAAAACGCCGGCCGTGAGCTGCGCTACGCCGAGGCGGCGCGCCTGGCGAACGACCTCTCCGAGCGCCTCGGCACGCCACGCTCCGCGGCGCGCATCCTCACGGCCCACACCGCCGACGACCGCGCGGAGACCTTCTTCATGAACGCGATTCGCGGCACCGGAGCCGCCGGCCTCTCCTCGATTCCTCACCGTCGCAACCGCATCGTTCGGCCGCTGCTGGACCGCACCCACGACGAGCTCTGCGACCTGCTGCGGATGCGCGGCATCGTATGGCGCGAGGACGACACCAACGCCGACACCCGCTACCTGCGGGCATACGTCCGCCACGAGGTGATGCCCGTCGTGCGCGCGAGGAACCCGCGCGTGGTCGAGAGTCTGGCCACCACCTGCGACATCCTCTCCGACGAGGACGCCTACCTCACCTCGGTGGCGGCCCGCGCCCTGCGCGACCTTACGCGCCGCGAGTCCGCGGGGCTCGTCGTGCTGGACGCGGCGCGCCTCGCTGCGCTCGAGGTCGCCGTTGCGCGCCGCGTGGTGCGCGCCGCCCTTCTCGCCGTCCGCCCGGACGCGCGCCTGGAGGCTCGCCATGTCGCCGGCGTCCTGCGCGCCGTCGCGGCTGGGGAGGGTTCGCTTACCATCCCGATGGGGGTCACCGCCCGAGTGGAGCACGGCCTGCTCGTCCTGCGGGCGCGCTCCGCCGTGCCCGCGGCCACCGCCTCCTGGCTGGAGGTGCCCGGGAGGCTGGAGCTCGCCGACGGGCGCGAGGTCACGGCCCGCGTCCTCGAGGCCCCCGCGGGGGCCGACGCCGCTGCCCGGGCCCGTGCGCACGCGCTCGAGTGGGACGGCGCGTCCGTCCTGCTCGACGCCGCGGCGGCCGGTGTGGACCCCGCGCGCGGCGGCAGGCTCTGGGTGGACGCGCCCCGCCCCGGCGACGTGCTGTGCCCGCTCGGCATGCACGGCCAGTCCAAGAAGGTGTCCGACCTGCTCGGCGAGGCGGGCGTCCCGCTCGACGACCGTCCCGCCGTCCCCGTGGTGCGCACCTCGCCCACCGGGCGCGTCGTGTGGGTGGCGCCGATTCGCCCCGACGAGCGCGCCCGCTGCACCGCCGCGACGAGGTGGCTGCTAGAATTGACCCTCAGTGAGGGAGTCTGA
- a CDS encoding MBL fold metallo-hydrolase — MTPEIHLHVLASGSKGNAAVVEGPGGSVLVDCGISRRALLGRAAELGVDMGRVRAAILTHEHSDHVGGLTVFCNHFDGPLFATAGTVAARGYLAALPFTLVGRSDELEVAGMRVRTFPTSHDVADPVGLRFSTADDALGFCTDTGELGDEALDALAGARILALESNHDERMLATGSYPSYLKARVGGPHGHLSNAQAAAALARLVGPDTETVVAMHLSQENNRPSVAVRELAAAVGAEVVPGEDGRPEARTPDGRLTICCAAQDWPLSVW, encoded by the coding sequence ATGACCCCCGAGATTCACCTGCACGTGCTGGCCAGCGGCTCCAAGGGCAACGCCGCCGTGGTGGAGGGCCCGGGCGGCTCGGTGCTGGTGGACTGCGGCATCTCGCGCCGCGCGCTTCTCGGCCGCGCCGCGGAGCTGGGCGTCGACATGGGCCGCGTGCGCGCCGCGATCCTCACGCACGAGCACTCCGACCACGTGGGCGGGCTCACCGTCTTCTGCAACCACTTCGACGGCCCGCTCTTTGCGACGGCCGGCACCGTGGCGGCGCGCGGCTACCTCGCGGCGCTGCCGTTCACGCTGGTGGGCCGCTCCGACGAGCTGGAGGTCGCGGGGATGCGCGTCCGGACGTTTCCGACCTCGCACGACGTCGCCGACCCGGTGGGCCTGCGCTTCTCCACGGCAGACGACGCGCTCGGCTTCTGCACCGACACCGGCGAGCTGGGCGACGAGGCGCTCGATGCGCTCGCCGGCGCGCGCATCCTGGCGCTGGAGTCCAACCACGACGAGCGCATGCTCGCGACCGGCAGCTATCCCTCCTATCTCAAGGCGCGTGTGGGCGGGCCGCACGGCCACCTCTCCAACGCGCAGGCGGCGGCCGCGCTGGCGCGCCTCGTGGGCCCGGACACCGAGACGGTGGTGGCGATGCACCTCTCGCAGGAGAACAACCGGCCGAGCGTAGCCGTGCGCGAGCTCGCGGCGGCCGTCGGCGCCGAGGTCGTGCCCGGCGAGGACGGACGACCCGAGGCCCGCACCCCCGACGGACGCCTGACGATCTGCTGCGCCGCCCAGGACTGGCCGCTTAGCGTGTGGTGA
- the clpB gene encoding ATP-dependent chaperone ClpB, producing the protein MRLDKWAVTAQEALQAAVGIATDASAGQVQPVHLLKALLGSGERNLRAIIERVGADPASIEAQTDQAIANQPQVTGDAAQMGVGQDLVRVGDAAERIASKMGDSYVTSEHLLCALADSKDEAGSILKSAGVTGKRVSQAYADLRGDEHVTSQDAKPQLKALEQYGRNVTDLARQGKLDPVIGRVEEIRRTIQVLSRRTKNNPVLIGEPGVGKTAIVEGLAQRIVNGDVPSTIRDKDIVELDMSALVAGAKYRGEFEDRLKSVLKEVQNANGQIILFIDELHTIVGAGATEGSMDAGNILKPALARGDLHAIGATTLDEYRKYIEKDAALARRFQTVMVSEPTVEDTISILRGLKERYEQHHRVRITDSALVSAADLSNRYISDRFLPDKAIDLVDEAASRLRMELDSMPAEIDAVDRQLTQMQIEEQALMKEEDAASRERLETLRGEIATTRERLDGMKANWENEKGAIDRVQDLKSQIEEAKTEMERVTREGDLARASELRYATIPALQREYEAAEAALTAKQEDGGLLKEEVTSEEIAEVVSAWTGVPVSKMMQGELDKLKNLEAELHKRVVGQDEAVSAVAAAVRRSRAGLSDPNRPIGSFFFLGPTGVGKTELAKALADCLFDDERALVRIDMSEYMEKFSVQRLIGAPPGYVGYDEGGQLTEAVRRRPYSVILLDEMEKAHPDVFNILLQVLDDGRLTDGQGRVVSFKNTIIIMTSNVGSQFIAGANASSDPDEVQREVNNALRQTFKPEFLNRIDDVVVFHALGLEDIERIVDIQLRDVRERLERDRIQLELTPAAKQSLAFDGLDPVYGARPLKRLIQRQVVDSVANLIIDGSVGEGDVVRVDVGADDRLFAARDDAASERRRTGAAAMPADDEPLEPDALE; encoded by the coding sequence ATGAGACTCGACAAGTGGGCCGTCACGGCCCAGGAGGCGCTGCAGGCCGCCGTCGGCATTGCGACCGACGCCAGCGCCGGGCAGGTGCAGCCCGTGCACCTGCTCAAGGCCCTGCTCGGCTCCGGTGAGCGCAACCTCCGCGCGATCATCGAGCGCGTGGGGGCCGACCCGGCCTCGATCGAGGCGCAGACGGACCAGGCGATTGCAAACCAGCCGCAGGTCACAGGTGATGCCGCGCAGATGGGCGTCGGCCAGGACCTCGTGCGCGTGGGAGACGCCGCGGAGAGGATCGCGTCCAAGATGGGCGACTCCTACGTCACCTCCGAGCACCTGCTCTGCGCGCTCGCCGACAGCAAGGACGAGGCCGGCTCGATCCTCAAGTCCGCCGGCGTCACCGGCAAGCGCGTCTCCCAGGCCTACGCCGACCTCCGCGGGGACGAGCACGTCACCAGCCAGGACGCCAAGCCCCAGCTCAAGGCTCTCGAGCAGTATGGCCGCAACGTGACCGACCTCGCGCGCCAGGGCAAGCTCGACCCGGTGATCGGCCGCGTGGAGGAGATCCGCCGCACCATCCAGGTGCTCAGCCGCCGCACCAAGAACAACCCCGTGCTCATCGGCGAGCCCGGCGTGGGCAAGACCGCCATCGTCGAGGGCCTCGCCCAGCGCATCGTGAACGGCGACGTTCCCTCCACCATCCGCGACAAGGACATCGTGGAGCTCGACATGTCTGCCCTGGTGGCGGGCGCCAAGTACCGCGGCGAGTTCGAGGACCGCCTCAAGTCGGTGCTCAAGGAGGTCCAGAACGCAAACGGCCAGATCATCCTGTTCATAGACGAGCTGCACACCATCGTCGGCGCCGGCGCGACCGAGGGCTCCATGGACGCCGGCAACATCCTGAAGCCCGCGCTCGCCCGCGGCGACCTCCATGCCATCGGCGCCACCACGCTCGACGAGTATCGCAAGTACATCGAGAAGGACGCCGCCCTGGCGAGGCGCTTCCAGACCGTCATGGTCTCCGAGCCCACCGTGGAGGACACGATCTCCATCCTGCGCGGCCTCAAGGAGCGCTACGAGCAGCACCACCGCGTCCGCATTACGGACTCCGCGCTGGTGAGCGCCGCAGACCTCTCCAACCGCTACATCTCCGACCGGTTCCTCCCCGACAAGGCCATCGACTTGGTGGACGAGGCGGCGAGCCGGCTGCGCATGGAGCTCGACTCCATGCCGGCGGAGATTGACGCCGTGGACCGCCAGCTCACGCAGATGCAGATCGAGGAGCAGGCCCTCATGAAGGAGGAGGACGCAGCAAGCAGGGAGCGGCTCGAGACCCTGCGCGGGGAGATCGCGACCACGCGCGAGCGGCTCGACGGGATGAAGGCCAACTGGGAGAACGAGAAGGGCGCGATCGACCGCGTCCAGGACCTCAAGTCCCAGATCGAGGAGGCCAAGACCGAGATGGAGCGTGTGACCCGCGAGGGCGACCTCGCGCGCGCCTCCGAGCTGCGCTACGCCACCATCCCCGCGCTCCAGCGCGAGTACGAGGCGGCGGAGGCCGCGCTCACCGCCAAGCAGGAGGACGGCGGCCTGCTCAAGGAGGAGGTCACCTCCGAGGAGATCGCCGAGGTCGTCTCCGCCTGGACGGGCGTTCCCGTCTCAAAGATGATGCAGGGCGAGCTGGACAAGCTCAAGAACCTCGAGGCGGAGCTGCACAAGCGCGTCGTCGGCCAGGACGAGGCCGTTTCGGCCGTCGCCGCCGCCGTGCGCCGCAGCCGCGCCGGGCTCTCCGACCCCAACCGCCCGATCGGGAGCTTCTTCTTCCTCGGCCCCACAGGCGTCGGCAAGACCGAGCTCGCCAAGGCGCTCGCGGACTGCCTCTTCGACGACGAGCGCGCGCTCGTGCGCATCGACATGTCCGAGTACATGGAGAAGTTCAGCGTCCAGCGCCTCATCGGCGCGCCCCCGGGATACGTGGGCTACGACGAGGGGGGCCAGCTCACCGAGGCCGTTCGGCGCCGCCCGTACTCCGTCATCCTGCTCGACGAGATGGAGAAGGCGCACCCCGACGTCTTCAACATCCTGCTGCAGGTCCTCGACGACGGTCGCCTCACCGACGGCCAGGGCCGCGTCGTGAGCTTCAAGAACACGATCATCATCATGACGTCCAACGTCGGCTCGCAGTTCATCGCCGGGGCAAACGCGTCGAGCGATCCGGACGAGGTCCAGCGCGAGGTCAACAACGCCCTGCGCCAGACCTTCAAGCCGGAGTTCCTCAACCGCATCGACGACGTGGTGGTCTTCCACGCGCTCGGCCTCGAGGACATCGAGCGCATCGTGGACATCCAGCTGCGCGACGTGCGCGAGCGTCTCGAGCGCGACCGCATCCAGCTCGAGCTCACCCCGGCGGCCAAGCAGTCGCTCGCCTTCGACGGGCTCGACCCGGTCTACGGGGCGCGGCCGCTCAAGCGCCTCATCCAGCGCCAGGTCGTCGACAGCGTTGCCAACCTCATCATCGACGGCTCAGTCGGCGAGGGCGACGTGGTCCGCGTCGACGTGGGCGCCGACGACCGGCTCTTCGCGGCGCGCGACGACGCGGCGTCCGAGCGGCGCCGCACCGGGGCGGCCGCGATGCCCGCCGACGACGAGCCCCTGGAGCCCGACGCCCTGGAGTAG